In Spiroplasma clarkii, the DNA window AATCTCTTTTTATTTTATGGGTTTAAAATAAAAAATATTTCTCAAGAAGATTGTTAGCTTTGCAAAACATGGAGTATGATAAAAGTATTTAAGAACCAACTAAGTACAGAGTGGGTTTACTCCTGAGCAGTACTTTTATTGTTGAAAAAAACAAAATTTTCACAAAAATCTATACAATTGTACCTGATTTAATATATAATATATTTTGTGTGTAGACAATACACTCGGTATTGTGGAAAGGAGGAAGTCACAATGGCAACAATCAATCAATTAGTTAGAAAACCAAGAAAAGCAAAAACATGAAAAACTAAGGCTCCTGCTTTAAACAGAGGAGTTAATACTTTACTTAAAAAAGTAACTAGAATTTCATCGCCTCAAAAAAGAGGAGTTTGTACAAGGGTTGCTACTATGACACCTAAAAAACCCAACTCTGCTTTGCGTAAATATGCAAGGGTTAGATTAACTAATGGAATGGAAGTTACAGCTTACATTCCAGGAGAAGGACACAACCTACAAGAACATAGTGTTGTTTTAATTCGTGGGGGAAGGGTTAAAGACTTACCAGGGGTACGTTACCACATTATTCGTGGAACCTTAGATACTACTGGGGTTAATGGAAGAATGCAATCTCGTTCACTTTATGGAACTAAAAGACCAAAAGAAAAAAAATAGTAATTTAAGAGTGTAAATACACAGTTAATAGCAGTCAAATAAAAGTAGAAGGGAGCAAATTATTATGCGTAAACACCAAGCTGAAAAGAGAGATGTTCTACCAGATCCAGTTTATAATTCAAAGTTAGTTACTAGAGCAGTTAACAAAATTATGCTAGATGGAAAACGTGGAACAGCTCAATCAATTCTATATAAAGCTTTTGAGCAAATTGAAAAGAAGACTGGAACAAGTCCAATTGAAGTTTTTGATAAAGCAATTGAAAACATCAAACCACATTTAGAACTTAAAGTTCGTCGTATTGGGGGAGCAAACTACCAAGTTCCAATTGAAGTTTCAACAGATCGTAAAGTTACCTTAGCATTGAGATGATTAATCAATTACTCAAGACTAAGAAATGAAAAAGAAATGGTTGACAGACTTGCTAATGAAATTATTGATGCATCAAATGGAGTTGGTGGATCAGTTAAAAAACGTGAGGATACTCACAAAATGGCAGAAGCTAATAAAGCCTTTGCACATTATCGTTGATAAAAACAGATATAAGGAGAACATAAAATGCCTAGAGAATTTAGTTTAGAGAATACTCGTAACTTCGGTATTATGGCCCATATTGATGCTGGTAAAACAACTACAACAGAACGTATTTTATACCATACTGGTAAAATTCACAAAATTGGTGAAACTCATGAAGGTGAGTCACAAATGGACTGAATGGCACAAGAACAAGAACGTGGTATTACAATTACTTCTGCTGCAACTACAGCATTTTGAGCAGGACACCGATTTAATATCATTGATACTCCTGGTCACGTTGACTTCACAGTTGAAGTTGAGAGATCTTTAAGAGTGTTAGATGGTGCAGTTGCTGTTTTAGATGGACAAAGTGGAGTTGAACCTCAAACTGAAACAGTTTGAAGACAAGCAACCACTTATAAAGTTCCCAGAGTTGTTTTTGTAAACAAAATGGATAAAACAGGAGCTGACTTTATTTACTCAGTAAAATCAATTGGGGATCGTTTAGGAGCAAAAGCTTCACCAATTCAATTACCAATTGGTGCTGAAGATCAATTTTCAGGAATCATTGACTTAGTAGAAATGAAAGCTTGACATTATGATGGAGCAGCTGATGAAGTTGCAAAAGAAATTCCCATCCCTGCAGATTTACAAGCTCAAGCTGAAGAGCTAAGAGCACAACTTGTAGAAGCTGCAGTTGAATATGATGAAGAATTAATGATGAAATTTTTAGATGGAGCAGAAATAACAATTCCAGAATTGAAATCTGCAATTCGTAAAGGGGTAATCTCAGCTGAGTTTTTCCCAGTGCTTGCAGGATCTGCTTTCAAAAATAAAGGAGTTAAATTATTGTTAGATGCCATTGTTGATTATCTACCAACTCCTTTAGATGTACCCTCAATTAAAGGGGTATTGCCAAATGGTGAGGAAGCTGAAAGACATGCCTCAGATGCAGAACCATTTTCAGCCTTAGCATTTAAAATTATGACAGACCCATTTGTTGGAAAATTAACATTCTTTAGAGTTTACTCAGGAATCTTAAGCAAAGGAAGTTATGTCTTAAATGCTACAAAAGACAAAAAAGAAAGAGTTGGACGTTTATTAAGAATGCATGCCAACAACCGTGAAGAAATTGAAGAAGTTTATGCTGGAGATATTGCTGCTGCAGTTGGTATTAAAGATACTACAACAGGAGATACTCTTGCAGATGAAAAACACCCAATTATCTTAGAATCAATGGTGTTTCCAGAACCAGTTATCCACTTGGCTTTGGAACCAAAAACAAAAGCAGACCAAGAAAAACTTGGTGTTGCTTTAAATAAATTGTCTGAAGAAGACCCAACATTTAGAACTTACACAGATGAAGAAACAGGGCAAACAATCATTGCTGGTATGGGTGAACTACACTTAGACATTATTGTTGACCGTTTAAAACGTGAATTTAAAGTTGAAACAAATGTTGGAGCACCTCAAGTTTCATATCGTGAAACAATCCGTCAAGCTGCTAAGGTTGAAGGAAAATATGTTAAACAATCAGGAGGACGTGGACAATATGGTCACGTTGTGATTGAATTTGAACCAAATACAGATAAAGGGTTTGAGTGAATTGACAAAATTGTTGGGGGAAAAATCTCAAAAGAATACATCAATGCTGCCAGAGTAGGGCTAGAAAATGCCTTACAAAATGGGGTCTTGGCTGGATTCCCAATGATTGATGTTAAAGCAACCATTGTTGATGGATCATACCATGATGTCGACTCAAATGAGATGGCATATAAAATTGCAGCTTCATTAGCATTAAAAGAAGCTGCTAAAAAAACCAATCCAGTGCTATTAGAACCAATTATGTCAGTTGAAGTTACTGTTCCTGATGAATACTATGGAGATGTAATGGGTAACATTTCATCAAAACGTGGTTTAATTGAAGGTTCAGAACAAAGAGGAAATGCACAAACTGTTAAAGCAAAAGTACCATTATCTGAAATGTTTGGTTATGCAACTGAATTGAGATCATTTACTCAAGGACGTGGAAATTATACAATGATTTTCAGTCACTATAACGAAGCTCCAAAAAGCATTGCTGAAGAAATTATAAAAAAATCTGGAAAATAGTGCTTTTTAACGGGCAGAGATGCCCAAGAAAATCAATAAAATCTATTGTAATTTAGATAAAAAAAAATTAAAATTAAGTATGACATTTGGTCATATTTAAATGAAAGGAAATGAACAAAATGGCAAAAGAATCATTTGACCGTAGTTTACCACATGTTAACATTGGAACAATTGGACACGTTGACCACGGTAAAACTACTTTAACAGCAGCAATCACAAAAGTATTGGCTGCAAAAGGAGGAGCAGAATTTAAAGATTACGCAAACATTGATAATGCTCCTGAAGAAAGAGAACGTGGGATTACAATTAACACAACTCACGTTGAATACAAAACAAGCAAAAGACACTACGCTCATGTTGACTGTCCTGGTCACGCCGATTATGTTAAAAACATGATTACTGGAGCTGCACAAATGGATGGGGCTATCTTAGTTGTTGCTGCAACTGATGGACCAATGCCTCAAACTAGAGAACACATCTTGTTATCAAGACAAGTTGGAGTTCCAGCAATTGTAGTTT includes these proteins:
- the rpsL gene encoding 30S ribosomal protein S12; amino-acid sequence: MATINQLVRKPRKAKTWKTKAPALNRGVNTLLKKVTRISSPQKRGVCTRVATMTPKKPNSALRKYARVRLTNGMEVTAYIPGEGHNLQEHSVVLIRGGRVKDLPGVRYHIIRGTLDTTGVNGRMQSRSLYGTKRPKEKK
- the rpsG gene encoding 30S ribosomal protein S7, which produces MRKHQAEKRDVLPDPVYNSKLVTRAVNKIMLDGKRGTAQSILYKAFEQIEKKTGTSPIEVFDKAIENIKPHLELKVRRIGGANYQVPIEVSTDRKVTLALRWLINYSRLRNEKEMVDRLANEIIDASNGVGGSVKKREDTHKMAEANKAFAHYRW
- the fusA gene encoding elongation factor G — translated: MPREFSLENTRNFGIMAHIDAGKTTTTERILYHTGKIHKIGETHEGESQMDWMAQEQERGITITSAATTAFWAGHRFNIIDTPGHVDFTVEVERSLRVLDGAVAVLDGQSGVEPQTETVWRQATTYKVPRVVFVNKMDKTGADFIYSVKSIGDRLGAKASPIQLPIGAEDQFSGIIDLVEMKAWHYDGAADEVAKEIPIPADLQAQAEELRAQLVEAAVEYDEELMMKFLDGAEITIPELKSAIRKGVISAEFFPVLAGSAFKNKGVKLLLDAIVDYLPTPLDVPSIKGVLPNGEEAERHASDAEPFSALAFKIMTDPFVGKLTFFRVYSGILSKGSYVLNATKDKKERVGRLLRMHANNREEIEEVYAGDIAAAVGIKDTTTGDTLADEKHPIILESMVFPEPVIHLALEPKTKADQEKLGVALNKLSEEDPTFRTYTDEETGQTIIAGMGELHLDIIVDRLKREFKVETNVGAPQVSYRETIRQAAKVEGKYVKQSGGRGQYGHVVIEFEPNTDKGFEWIDKIVGGKISKEYINAARVGLENALQNGVLAGFPMIDVKATIVDGSYHDVDSNEMAYKIAASLALKEAAKKTNPVLLEPIMSVEVTVPDEYYGDVMGNISSKRGLIEGSEQRGNAQTVKAKVPLSEMFGYATELRSFTQGRGNYTMIFSHYNEAPKSIAEEIIKKSGK